ATCTGATACCTGCGGAATGAGCCAAGGTTCGGCACCAAAGGCAATATAAAGATCTGACATAAAAATCACTGGCGTCATGTATTTGATAGCGATTCGGCAAGCTTCATAGACCGTTTCAAAGCAATCGGAGGGACGTGAAGCAGCAATCACGGGGAGAGGTGATTCGCCGTTTCGACCATAAAACATTTGCAGAAGATCCGCCTGTTCGGTTTTTGTGGGCATACCTGTCGAGGGGCCAGCTCTCTGAATATTGCAGACAACGATTGGCAGTTCGGCGATCATAGCGAGGTTAATCGCTTCTGCTTTGAGGGCAATGCCGGGCCCGCTACTTCCAGTGGCACCTAACGCTCCACTGAACGCTGCGCCAATTGCCACACCGACCGCTGCAATTTCATCCTCCATCTGCATTGTTTTAACCCCGAAATTTCGATACCTTGCTAATTCGTGGAGGATAGTGCTTGCAGGCGTAATCGGATAACTGCCGTAAACCAACTGTAATCCAGATTTTTGAGAAGCAGCAACCAATCCCAGTGCGGCTGCCATATTCCCCTCGATATTGCGATATTTCCCCGGTGCAAATTTGGCTGGCTTGATTTCATAAGAGGTCGCAAACTGCTCCGTAACTTCGCAATATATATTGCCAGCTTTCAATGCAAGTGTATTGGCTTCGATGTATTGTGGCTTTGTGGCAAACTTCTCCTCGAGCCACTGAAACGCATAGTCCATTGGGCGGTTATACATCCAACACACCATCCCAAGCGCGTAAAAGTTCTTGCACCGATCGACCTCGCGCTGCGTGAGACCTGTGTCTTTCAATGCTTCTCTGGTGAGGCGAGTCAGTTCGATCGGGAATACCTGAAATTGTGTCAACGAACCATCTTCAAGGGGATTACTATTATATCCAGCGAGTCTGAGGTTGCGTGGGGCGAAATTATCTGTATCGACGATAAGGATTCCGTTCGGTTTGAGTTTATCAACGTTGACCTTCAGTGCTGCTGGATTCATCGCCACGAGAACATCACAGAGATCACCGGGCGTATGAATCGTCAAACTGGAAAAGCGGAGCTGGAACCCCGAAATCCCAGCCAACGAGCCGGCAGGGGCACGAATCTCCGCAGGATAATCCGGCAACGTCGCAACATCATTCCCTGCGATTGCGGAAGCCTCGGTCATTTGCGTTCCAATGCTCTGCGCGCCACCGCCAGAATCGCTCGCAAACAGAATCGTCGCCTCCTCTATCGATTGTTTCTTTTTTTTCATCCATCTATCCTTCTTTCTATTTATACCTGTCCTCACAAAGGCAGGACTCACGCTCCTTCACGGGCTTGCATCGCGTCATTATCCGGTTTTGGCGGCAGGGTCAGCACCTCTTGTGGAAAATGTTCAACAAGATAAGAGATAATGTGACGAATTGACACAATGCCAACCGGCTGGTTTTGTTCGTTCACGATGGGTATATGGCGGTAACCACCTTTCGCCATATACAGTATCGCTGTATCCAGGGAATCTGCTACCTGTGCGGTCTGCGGGTCGGCTTTCATAAATTGTTCAATAGGAACTTGTGTCAAATCGCCTACCGGTTTGTTCAGAATTTTTAGCAGTACATCCCGCTCACCGAAAATTCCTTTGAGAACGCCATCGGAGACAATGAGGATGGCACCAACCTTATTGTCGAGCATTCGATCGATAGCTTCTTGTGTGCTCCCTCCTGTGTCAATTGTAACGGGGGGATGCATCAAAGAGTGAAGCGGAACATGAATTTCGTGAGGACTCAAGGTTTTTGATGGCTCATCGGGGGTTTCCTCATCCATGATAGCCATTTCTTCTTCAACGATTTCTTGGTAAAGCATGGTTCATCCCTCCTTGCCTTCCTCCAAAAACGCAGCAACATAGTTCGCGATATCCTTACTTGATACCACACTAGCGGGATATACCCCTTCATCTTCATCGGATTCTCCAACCAGCAACGGAATATGACGGAAGTGCCCGAGGTGCATAAGGTTCAAGGCAAATGCCATTGAATCAGTGGGGCGCAACGATTCCGGCGATGGCGTCATGATATCATCTACTTGAACCTCGTCGGGGTTCTCCCGCACCTCGGAGATGTGAACGAGTAAATCCCGCTCCGTGATAATGCCGGTGAGCCGCTCCTGTGCATTAACAACTAACACACACCCAAATCGCCCTTCCTGCATCAGGTCGATAACTTCCGAAATAGGTGTCCCCATCTCCACAGTGCAGGGTTGATTGAGGTTCAGTATGCTAATCGGTAAAGATAAGGTTTGCGCGTCCATGGTTTTCTCCCTTCAATCAACGACTGAATCAGTTATGTCTCTTTTAGAAAACTGGTTACGTGAGTCATCGGTAATCGTGTGCAAATGGTAGCATACACTTCGTCATTTTGCAAGTTGAAATGGGTCAAAGTAGGCATCTGTAAATGAATAATTGGGCACAGTGACTCCAACAAAAGGGTCAGTGTTTATTATTAGGATTTACGCAGTTGAACGGTAAAGGTCAATCCTTTCCGCTAGTCCCGATATTCGGGATTCTCGTGGCATGGAACCTACCTCTCCGTTTCAATGGCCACCGGCACGATTTGGTGATTTGGCAGGGCCCTGTCAGGTCCCAGAAAAAAATTCAACCCCACATCGGGGGTCCATCATTGGCGGGTGTCTCTCTGAACCCCGATGGGCCCTATCTCCAGGGCGTTTGTAGATTTTTACCACTCGACAGAAGGGGCGTGTAGACGGCCTGCTGCCCTGCCAAATACGCCCTGTTTATGAGCCATGTTTCACTTAAATGGCAACATAACCTCGCTAAATGTCAGAGATTTGGCAAGTTCCTGACAGGTCAAAACTCTAAAATGCGTAAATCCTGCGTTTATTTTTTTATAACTACGCTAGTTACTAGTTGTGGTGCCGTTGTCTGTTTGAATCAGGTGTTTACATCCCGAAAATCCAAGCTTAACACATTTCGATTTGTCGGCTGTACTAATTCTTAGCATGAGCCAAACTACTTTGGTTGATGACAATTATATCACCACGTTAATCAACTGTCCACAATAAAAAGAAATGGACGCAGAGGGATTAAATTCTCCCATATTATTGCCTCGATAGATCACCGATAAATCGGGACAGGCGGGACAGGTTCCGACTTGTCGGAATGCTCCTCGATACATCAGGGCAGGCAGGAACGGCACGGGATTCAAAGCCATCTGAATCACGGATAAGCGCGGATAAAAGACACCTATGACAACTGGCATAAGCGCGCGCAATGAATTGCGCTACTACAAACAACGGGGCATGAGCTATAACGGAGAACTAAATGTCTCTATCCTAACCCGCGGGGATCACAGATTAGGAAATCTGTGGCTACGATTGTCTAACTCCTATGATAGATGCAATTGCCTTAGCGGATTCAGTTTTTCAACTTGGCTTTGACAACTGACAGGATATATGATAAAGTGTCTAAAATAACTCGCTGACAATTATACTTGCCGTGTGTGCATCGTAGATAGCAAACCCACATAGTTTTGACTGGAATCATAGGAGAGAAAAATATAATGATCAAGATGACCGGAGGTCAAGCACTGGCAAAATCGCTGTACCGAGAAGGGGTACGGGTAGTGTTCGGATTGCCCGGTGCAGGGCAGTATGAAGCGATTGATGGCATTTACGAGGAACCGGAAATCCGCTACTTCACGACTCGGCACGAACAGGCAACCACCCACATGGCGGACGGATATGCCCGTGTCAGTGGAAACATTGCAACGGCGTTGGTGATTCCGGGGGCGGGTGTGTTGAATGCCTCTACCGGCATCGCAACGGCTCATTCCGTATCTTCACCCATACTGGTGGTGACCGGTAGACATGACCAGAGCAGTAGCGACGAGATGCCTTCGATACAACAGATCACCAAGTGGGCAGCGCGGGCGGCTAACCCCGCTGATGTTCCGGTGGTCATCCATGAAGCGTTCCGCCAGTTGAAAACGGGTCGTCCACGTCCCGTCTATATTGAGGTTCCGCATGAGGTGTTGGCAGCGGAGGCGGAGGTCAAGCTATTTGAGCCGGTGTCATACGACCCGCCTGTTGGCGATTCGGAGCACATCGCCCAAGCGGCACACCTTCTCACAGCGGCAAAACGTCCTGCTATCTGGGCTGGGACCGGTGTGCAGCGTTCAGGAGCTTCAGAAGCACTCCAAGCGCTGGCGGAGCATCTTCAGGCACCGGTGGTGACGGGTCGTGAGAGCAAAGGGGTAATATCAGACCGTCACCCGCTTTCTCTCGGTATGGGGGAACTCCGGTTTGATCCGCTCCGAAAATGGCTCGCACAACGGGATGTTATTCTCGCTGTGGGAACAACAAGGAGTTTCAGTGGAGACACCGATAAGCAACGAACCGTTCGGATTGATATAGATGAGGCGGAGATCGAGCGTACAGCTAACAACTGTCTCAGCATTTTGGGGGACGCACGCTGCTGTTTGGAAGCGATTTATCGTATCGTTTCAACTACAGTGTCTGCGCGTCCAAGCTGTGGGGGAGAGGTACACGCTATCAATGCTGAACGGTTTGATCCAAAGATTCAACTCCAACCGCAATGGGGATTTATGCAGGCAATCCGGGCGGCGATTCCTGACGACGGTATTTTCATTCAAGGCATGAACCAGATTGGATATTACAGCCGTAGCTACTATCCGGTGTATGAGCCGAGAAGTTACCTCATTTCGGCGGGTAATCTCGGTGTTGCGTTTCCAGTGGCACTTGGCGCGAAGCTAGCGAAACCGGATAAGGCGGTGGTAGTTGCCTCCGGTGATGGTGGTTTCCTGTACAATTCTCAGGAGCTGGCGACCGCCGTTCAGTATGGCATCAATGTGGTGGTGATTGTGTTCAACGACAACGCTTATGGAAACGTCCTCCGCGCCCAAATCGAACAGTTCGACGGGCATATATTGGGAACACAACTGTACAATCCGGACTTTGTCAAGTTAGCCGAAGCGTACGGTGTGCATGGTATCAGGGTGCATGACGCCGGGCAGTTGGAATCGGCGTTACGTGAGGCGCTGGCGGCTGATGCGCCACGGGTTATTGAGGTGCCTGTTGGTAGAATGGACCGGCAATATTAACTAGGCGCGTGAAACGTGAAGGCCATTTGTTCATTAGTACATTGGTTCATTGGTTCATTACTGAGGGGTGAGAAACGAGTCTTTTTGAAAGCTCACCGCAGAGAAAAGCGCGGAAGGGTAGGCTGCCTACCCAATACGCAAAAATAGGCACACCTAGACTTTTCGTTTTTCGCTGGTTTCATTTTCAGAGATGATTTGCCATACGATTGACGGAGTTGAGGCTTGTCTAGAACAAGAATTTCCCCAATATCTGCCATGGCAGAATGGGGAAGAAAATCTCACTTACAAGAAAAGGAGAATTTGTTATGAGTACCTTACTTCATGTGGGAATACGCGCTTCCAACCTTGACCGCTCAATCCGTTTCTGGCGGGATGGTCTGGGATTGCAGGTTGCCCAACAGCGCGGAAGCCGCTATGATCTGACGGACGGTTATCACAATTTCGCTGTGTTCCAACACCAAGGCGAGGAACGGCCAGCGCATCTAGGTGGAATGCTCGATTACCTGCATATCGGTGTCGGCGTACCTGATGTTGCAGCAGCGGCGAAACGGCTACGGGAGATGGGATACGAAATTTTCTCTGACGGTTTGGGCGGTAAAGAGCCGCTGGACCCGGACAATCTCGAAGAGCTCGCATTCAAGGTGGAAGATCCGGACGGGATTACCGTCGATGTCAACGGCACTGATACAAATTGGCCCGGTACGACACTACACCCGAACGTGAAACGTAAAACGTGAAACGTGAAAAGAATTGGTTGATTGGTGCATTAAATGAACTAGTGAACTCTTTGCGACAGCCTCACCGGCTTGCTTCAAAGGTTGAGAACCGGTGAAAGTTTTTCCGAATAGGACGTGAAAAATGACTGACTATCGTTTCAAACTCGGTATGTACCTCCCTGAATTGCGCCTTCCCTTCGATGAGGCCTTGGCAAAGGCAAAGGATATTGGCGCAGAGTATGTTTGGTTTAATAGTCTACCTGATGAACCGCCGATCGCTGAGATGAGCGATGCTGAGATAGATCGCATGGGGGAGCGCGTTGCACAACACGGTCTAGAGATCTTCGTGATAGGTGCGAGCAACCCTTTCAAGGGCCTTCATCTAACCGATTTGGATCTGGACACGTTGGAGACACACCCGGCATTTCGCAAGGAGTTTGATAACTTTAAGCGTTCCCTACAGGTTGCCGTTCGTCTGGGGATACCTGCGGTGAATATTTTCACATTCGCTTGGCCCGGCGAGTACACCGCTGGTAAGCCGACTTGGCCCATGCGCTGGCGGACGCGGGGAGGTGTCATCGCCGATATTGACATGGAAAAGCTGATAAAGGCATTCTCGATGGTCGCCGAGGCAGCAGAAAAATACGACGTTGATGTCGCTCTCAGTATGATGCCTTGGAACTATACCAATACGACCGGCAACTTCCGCCGTGTCGCCGAAGCCGTCGGTTCAAAACGGCTTAAGGTCATGTGGGGTCCCGCAGATAACACAAACTGTGGTGAATCGGATACAGCGACGACTGGTTTTGACAATGTGCGTCCGTACTTGCATGGGCTCCACCTGAAAGATCTACGTGTAATTGATGGACTGAATCTCAATTTCGAGTATTGTCCTATCGGTGAGGGTGACGTTGACTACCTGACGGTGTTGCGCAACCTGCGCGATCATCGCTGCGATGCGGTGCTATCGGTCGCGACGCATTTCAAACCTCCCAGCGGCTCCGCTGAAGAAGCAATGCGCATCAATTACGCGAATCTCAAGGCACTCATCCACAAGGTTGAAGCTGAAGCGGTGTAACCCCAAAAGAGTGCTATAAACATGTCGCCCCGCTGGGGCTAAATGAACCAACGCACCAACTTATGTCTCACGCTTCATACTCGGTTTCTGACCGGAGAGCGCATCAATAATTGTAGACTAGCACCAGTGGTCACTAGGGAGATAGTGGAGTGTCTTCTAAAAAATTGACGAATTTCGACCGCCTGTGTGTTCACACGGTAACAACCAAGCCGTGGTCGATTGAACAGATTATCGAAAATTATCCGAAAGCCGGGGTGAAAGCAGTTTCCGTTTGGCGCGATCTTCTGGCAAACCGGGATGCTGCGAAAATTGGCGAGCAGATTCGGGATGCCGGAATGGAGATCGTCTCCCTCGCGCGCGGTGGATTTTTCACAGGTAGAACCGAAACTGAAATCCAAGCCTCTCTTGATGACAATCGACGGGCGATTGATGAAGCTAGTGCATTGGGAGCACCGCTGGTTATCCTCGTGTGTGGTGCGGTGCCCGGACAGCTAATCCAGAGATCGCTTGCTCAAATCCAAACCGGCTTGGAAACCATCCTGCCTTACGCCGAAGAACATGACGTGAAATTGGCAATCGAACCGCTCCACCCCATGTATGCCGATTCGCGTTCTGCTATTTGTACCTTGAAGACCGCCAATGATTTTGCCGAGAGGTTCAACTCTCCCTATATCGGCGTTGCGGTGGATGTCTTTCATCTCTGGTGGGATCCAGATCTGGAAAACGAATGCAAACGTTGTGGCGAGCATGGCAACCTGTTTGCTTTTCACATCTGCGATTGGAAGCCAGACATGGAGGATATGCTCAACGATAGAGGCTTGATGGGCGAGGGTGTTATCCGGGTTCGGGAGATTCGCTCTTGGGTGGAAGCTGCTGGATTTAGCGGATTCCATGAAGTTGAGATTTTCTCCAATCGTTTGTGGGAAAGCGATCAGAAAGAGTTGCTTGAACGCATCAAGCAGGCGTATCTGGAATATGCTTGACCTCCAATATTTACATCAGGTAGTGAATTCTATAATTACTTAGGAGTTACGCACTTCAGGTTGGAGTGAACGCAGTACTTCCTTCAATAATCGTAGACACAGGTTGCCTAACCTGTGATCCGAAAAATCGAAAGTCAATCGTAGACAGCCCGATTCAATCCCCGATAAATCGGGACAGACGGGACAGGCGAGATGATCCGAGCGCAGATTAGGCAATCTGCGCTACTTTATGTCAACTGCGTAACTCCTTTTACTTATACACCTTCGATGCACAGCCAACCCCCTAAATCCCCCTTATCAGGGGGACTTTTGAGATCGTGCTAAGGGGAGCTACTGGTGAACGTCTGCTTATTTCTATTATTCACCAAGGGTTGTGTCCTAAGAAAACAGACAGAGGGAGATAAATGAAAATATTACAGTTGTTATTGAGCGTAGTTCTGGTTTATGCACTCGTAATTGGTATCTGTTGTGCGGCTGAACATAAATCCAGGCTGAAAGGACAGATTGTATTCTAGTCTGACCGCGACGGCAATGTTGAGGTCTTTCGCATCAACGCCGATGGCAGTGATTCTGTGCAGATTACTCATACCGAACCAGGAGATGAAAACCAGCCGGTCGGCAACTACTGTCCAGCGTATTCTCCTGATGGCACAAAAATCGTTTTCAACCGGCGTGGCAAAGGCTCAGCCGACACCCTCTTTGTGATGGACACCGATGGAAAGAACCTTGTCCAGCTTACGAGTCAAGATAATCCCGATTACCTTCCCAATTACTCGCCCGATGGCCAGAAAATTGTGTTTACCGGCGAACGTGATGGGAATGCAGACATCTACGTCATTGATGCCAATGGCAGAAATCGGACACAGTTGACGAATGACGAACACAGAAACTGGTATGCGAGCTACTCTCCGGACGGCAAGTACATCGTCTGCAGCTCGGATCGCAACGGGATCGAGGACATCTGGATAATGGAGAACGACGGCAGCAATAAGAAAAAGCTGACAAGCAACGATAACAAGACCGCTCACGGTCCCGCCTTCTCACCTGATGGCAAGACGATTCTGTTTATGAGCGACATTCAGAGCAAGTTTGGGGAGAAGATGCAGATCTGGACAATGGACGTCAATGGAAAGAACCTCACGTGCCTCACGTCGAGGGACGCGTATCATTCAGGCGTAGATTACAGTCCAGATGGACGGCACATTGCGTATAAGTCAAACTGGGACGGGTTTTGGAACATCTACGTAATGGATGCAGATGGTAGCAACATTGTGCAGGTTACGCATGAAACGGGTGAGGACTTGAACACTCGTGGGGGCTGGAAACAGTGAGGGAACTCCGGGACAGTTCCGGTGTGAAATAGAAGAGATGTATTCATCACTGGTGCCATTTTGGAACTGTCCGTACAAGACGTGAAACGTGATGCGTGAAACGTGAAAGTGCTTTGTTCATTGGTTCATTAATAAACGAGTGAACTCGTGAACTCAATCGGTTTCGGTTGCACCATTTCTTTATATGAGCCAATGTGAAACATGAAGCGTGACATGTAAAAGGAATGTGTCCATAGGTTCATTCGTTCATCGATAAACTAACGGTTGAACGATGTGGAAACGCCATTCTCACCACCTACCACCAAGAATTATTGTACTATATTTTCATCTGGATCAATACAAAAAGGAGCGCAGTTCCATTCCCAGAAATACTCCGAATATCGTATAGGATTTAGACTGATTCACCTGACACGCTAGAATGTGATGCATGTATATTATTGTAGCACGACACGGTTGATATTTCATGGGATCTCCACTGCGAAGATTGTCGATGACTGTACGTGAAATTCAACAAACAGGCCCCTACTGCTACACCTACTCCCCCTTCCATCCGCCCATTGCCGAGGTAAAGCCCGGCGAGACGGTCTGCATCCATACCGTAGACGCGTTTGAAAACAAGCTGACGCCCGAAGTGGAACACTTTGCGGATGTCTGTACCTATCCCTTTTTAAATCCGCAGACGGGTCCCATCCTCGTCGAAGGCGCAGCGCCTGGGGATACACTTGTCGTAAAAATCCACGCCATAGAACCTACGCGAGACCATGCGGTCACTGGAACGATACCGTACTTTGGGGGACTGACCTCCACACGGTTAGATCCGATGCTTCAGGATGCGCTAGAGGAACAGTGGCTTTTCCTGCCTCTTGAGGGAGCCGGCATCCGCTTCGATGAAAAGCGGGTAATCCCTTACGAACCTTTTATGGGGACGATGGGAGTCGCCCCGGAGATTGAAGCCATTAATGCGTTGACTCCCGATTATTATGGTGGAAACATGGATTGCGTGGATACGAGTCCTGGGAACGAGGTGTGGTTTCCGGTGTTGGTGGACGGGGCACACTTCTTCACTGGCGATGCACATGCTAGCCA
The sequence above is drawn from the Candidatus Poribacteria bacterium genome and encodes:
- a CDS encoding 2-oxoacid:acceptor oxidoreductase subunit alpha; amino-acid sequence: MKKKKQSIEEATILFASDSGGGAQSIGTQMTEASAIAGNDVATLPDYPAEIRAPAGSLAGISGFQLRFSSLTIHTPGDLCDVLVAMNPAALKVNVDKLKPNGILIVDTDNFAPRNLRLAGYNSNPLEDGSLTQFQVFPIELTRLTREALKDTGLTQREVDRCKNFYALGMVCWMYNRPMDYAFQWLEEKFATKPQYIEANTLALKAGNIYCEVTEQFATSYEIKPAKFAPGKYRNIEGNMAAALGLVAASQKSGLQLVYGSYPITPASTILHELARYRNFGVKTMQMEDEIAAVGVAIGAAFSGALGATGSSGPGIALKAEAINLAMIAELPIVVCNIQRAGPSTGMPTKTEQADLLQMFYGRNGESPLPVIAASRPSDCFETVYEACRIAIKYMTPVIFMSDLYIAFGAEPWLIPQVSDLPAIGVDFPTDTNGFEPYLRDEATLARPWALPGTPGLEHRIGGLEKEDGSGNVSYDPDNHEQMVHLRAEKVARIADDIPPTEIYGEESGELLVLSWGGTFGAVRTAVEHKQVESKSVSHVHLRYLNPLPKEIGDIMKGFKSVLIPELNLGQLRLLIRAEYLVDAVGLNKIQGQPFHVFEVESKIDELLRGAA
- a CDS encoding CBS domain-containing protein produces the protein MLYQEIVEEEMAIMDEETPDEPSKTLSPHEIHVPLHSLMHPPVTIDTGGSTQEAIDRMLDNKVGAILIVSDGVLKGIFGERDVLLKILNKPVGDLTQVPIEQFMKADPQTAQVADSLDTAILYMAKGGYRHIPIVNEQNQPVGIVSIRHIISYLVEHFPQEVLTLPPKPDNDAMQAREGA
- a CDS encoding CBS domain-containing protein, giving the protein MDAQTLSLPISILNLNQPCTVEMGTPISEVIDLMQEGRFGCVLVVNAQERLTGIITERDLLVHISEVRENPDEVQVDDIMTPSPESLRPTDSMAFALNLMHLGHFRHIPLLVGESDEDEGVYPASVVSSKDIANYVAAFLEEGKEG
- a CDS encoding thiamine pyrophosphate-binding protein, yielding MIKMTGGQALAKSLYREGVRVVFGLPGAGQYEAIDGIYEEPEIRYFTTRHEQATTHMADGYARVSGNIATALVIPGAGVLNASTGIATAHSVSSPILVVTGRHDQSSSDEMPSIQQITKWAARAANPADVPVVIHEAFRQLKTGRPRPVYIEVPHEVLAAEAEVKLFEPVSYDPPVGDSEHIAQAAHLLTAAKRPAIWAGTGVQRSGASEALQALAEHLQAPVVTGRESKGVISDRHPLSLGMGELRFDPLRKWLAQRDVILAVGTTRSFSGDTDKQRTVRIDIDEAEIERTANNCLSILGDARCCLEAIYRIVSTTVSARPSCGGEVHAINAERFDPKIQLQPQWGFMQAIRAAIPDDGIFIQGMNQIGYYSRSYYPVYEPRSYLISAGNLGVAFPVALGAKLAKPDKAVVVASGDGGFLYNSQELATAVQYGINVVVIVFNDNAYGNVLRAQIEQFDGHILGTQLYNPDFVKLAEAYGVHGIRVHDAGQLESALREALAADAPRVIEVPVGRMDRQY
- a CDS encoding VOC family protein is translated as MSTLLHVGIRASNLDRSIRFWRDGLGLQVAQQRGSRYDLTDGYHNFAVFQHQGEERPAHLGGMLDYLHIGVGVPDVAAAAKRLREMGYEIFSDGLGGKEPLDPDNLEELAFKVEDPDGITVDVNGTDTNWPGTTLHPNVKRKT
- a CDS encoding sugar phosphate isomerase/epimerase — its product is MTDYRFKLGMYLPELRLPFDEALAKAKDIGAEYVWFNSLPDEPPIAEMSDAEIDRMGERVAQHGLEIFVIGASNPFKGLHLTDLDLDTLETHPAFRKEFDNFKRSLQVAVRLGIPAVNIFTFAWPGEYTAGKPTWPMRWRTRGGVIADIDMEKLIKAFSMVAEAAEKYDVDVALSMMPWNYTNTTGNFRRVAEAVGSKRLKVMWGPADNTNCGESDTATTGFDNVRPYLHGLHLKDLRVIDGLNLNFEYCPIGEGDVDYLTVLRNLRDHRCDAVLSVATHFKPPSGSAEEAMRINYANLKALIHKVEAEAV
- a CDS encoding sugar phosphate isomerase/epimerase; the protein is MSSKKLTNFDRLCVHTVTTKPWSIEQIIENYPKAGVKAVSVWRDLLANRDAAKIGEQIRDAGMEIVSLARGGFFTGRTETEIQASLDDNRRAIDEASALGAPLVILVCGAVPGQLIQRSLAQIQTGLETILPYAEEHDVKLAIEPLHPMYADSRSAICTLKTANDFAERFNSPYIGVAVDVFHLWWDPDLENECKRCGEHGNLFAFHICDWKPDMEDMLNDRGLMGEGVIRVREIRSWVEAAGFSGFHEVEIFSNRLWESDQKELLERIKQAYLEYA
- a CDS encoding PD40 domain-containing protein; this encodes MQITHTEPGDENQPVGNYCPAYSPDGTKIVFNRRGKGSADTLFVMDTDGKNLVQLTSQDNPDYLPNYSPDGQKIVFTGERDGNADIYVIDANGRNRTQLTNDEHRNWYASYSPDGKYIVCSSDRNGIEDIWIMENDGSNKKKLTSNDNKTAHGPAFSPDGKTILFMSDIQSKFGEKMQIWTMDVNGKNLTCLTSRDAYHSGVDYSPDGRHIAYKSNWDGFWNIYVMDADGSNIVQVTHETGEDLNTRGGWKQ
- a CDS encoding acetamidase/formamidase family protein, with translation MGSPLRRLSMTVREIQQTGPYCYTYSPFHPPIAEVKPGETVCIHTVDAFENKLTPEVEHFADVCTYPFLNPQTGPILVEGAAPGDTLVVKIHAIEPTRDHAVTGTIPYFGGLTSTRLDPMLQDALEEQWLFLPLEGAGIRFDEKRVIPYEPFMGTMGVAPEIEAINALTPDYYGGNMDCVDTSPGNEVWFPVLVDGAHFFTGDAHASQGDGELTGVALEIPAKVTVTLDLKKGYSIGWPRIVSDDFIMVAGSARPLDAAARIAWVELIDWMVADYGFDRMRAYHFLGQVGQMRLGNMVDPKFTMVAKCPRKYLS